The following proteins are encoded in a genomic region of Streptococcus cristatus AS 1.3089:
- a CDS encoding glycosyltransferase → MMIKFSVLMSVYRKEEPGYLSDSLESILVNQTCRPDELILVKDGPLTDELESVIERYQSLFSKIKIVTLETNQGLGIALKEGLEYCTYDWVARMDTDDIAKPNRFEEQIAYLKKHPDIDVLGSAVTEIYSEIEDVASEKRMPLTNEDILSYMKTRNPFCHMTIFFKKSSVQKAGSYQPLPLVEDYYLWVRMAAQGCRFANLSQSLVYARIGNGMHVRRSQPAQITSWKVVNDFMLKERMINIKEWLKNLLLISAFVYMPLSLKKRVYKKVLRK, encoded by the coding sequence ATGATGATAAAGTTTTCAGTTTTAATGTCAGTATATAGAAAAGAAGAACCAGGCTACTTATCAGACAGTTTAGAGAGCATCTTAGTTAACCAAACTTGTAGACCTGATGAGTTAATTTTAGTAAAAGATGGTCCTCTGACAGATGAGTTAGAAAGTGTGATTGAACGTTATCAAAGCCTTTTTTCAAAAATTAAAATAGTTACTCTTGAGACAAATCAAGGCTTGGGAATTGCACTTAAAGAAGGTTTAGAATATTGCACCTATGACTGGGTTGCTCGAATGGATACAGATGATATTGCCAAACCAAATAGATTTGAAGAACAAATAGCTTATCTCAAAAAGCATCCTGATATAGATGTTTTAGGAAGCGCTGTTACGGAAATATATTCGGAAATAGAAGATGTTGCTTCGGAAAAAAGAATGCCATTAACTAATGAGGATATATTGTCATACATGAAGACTCGTAATCCATTTTGTCACATGACAATCTTTTTTAAAAAATCTTCTGTACAAAAAGCTGGTAGTTATCAACCACTTCCACTGGTTGAAGACTACTATTTATGGGTACGTATGGCTGCGCAAGGTTGCCGATTTGCAAATCTTAGCCAATCATTGGTTTATGCGCGTATTGGGAATGGCATGCATGTGCGGAGAAGCCAACCAGCTCAAATTACTAGCTGGAAAGTGGTCAATGACTTTATGCTGAAGGAAAGAATGATTAATATAAAAGAATGGTTAAAAAATCTACTATTAATTAGTGCTTTTGTTTATATGCCCCTGAGCCTGAAAAAGAGAGTTTATAAAAAAGTATTAAGGAAGTAA
- a CDS encoding NAD-dependent epimerase/dehydratase family protein, which translates to MKKVLITGKGSYIGRSFLSYVSDFKDIIVEELDVHTNAWEKLSFSGYDVIFHVAALVHLANPSQEMDAIYHQVNTQLPFALAKKAKEEGVTQFIFMSSMSVYGDLKEPGVITKNTIPAPQSLYGRSKLEAEKLLVNLSSPTFNVAIVRPPMVYGLGAKGNYQRLSNLANKLLIFPKVNNSRSMIYIDNLSEFIRLLIKNEEAGTFHPQNSFYVNTSQLVKEIKQNHGKSILLLPGFDRLLRGMGRIFPIFNKLFSDLVYAKELSDYPEFYQLVSFSDSIKRTERNKNSVNE; encoded by the coding sequence ATGAAGAAAGTTTTAATTACAGGGAAAGGTAGTTATATTGGGAGAAGTTTTTTATCTTATGTATCAGATTTTAAGGATATTATAGTTGAAGAATTAGATGTTCATACAAATGCGTGGGAAAAATTATCCTTTTCTGGATATGATGTAATATTTCATGTGGCAGCACTTGTTCATTTAGCTAATCCTTCGCAAGAGATGGATGCTATTTATCATCAAGTAAACACTCAATTACCATTTGCTTTAGCCAAGAAAGCCAAAGAAGAGGGAGTAACTCAATTCATATTCATGAGTAGTATGAGTGTATACGGAGATTTAAAAGAACCAGGTGTCATCACGAAAAATACTATTCCTGCCCCCCAATCACTATATGGGAGAAGCAAACTAGAAGCGGAAAAGTTACTTGTGAATTTATCTAGTCCGACTTTTAACGTTGCAATTGTTCGTCCGCCTATGGTTTACGGGTTAGGAGCAAAGGGAAATTACCAACGTTTATCCAACTTGGCAAACAAATTGCTTATATTTCCAAAAGTCAATAACTCTAGAAGTATGATTTATATTGATAACCTGAGTGAATTTATTCGACTTCTAATAAAAAATGAGGAGGCAGGTACCTTCCATCCCCAGAATAGTTTTTATGTAAACACATCTCAATTGGTAAAAGAAATTAAACAGAATCATGGAAAAAGTATTCTTTTATTACCTGGATTTGACCGCTTACTAAGAGGAATGGGGAGGATTTTCCCAATTTTCAACAAACTTTTTTCTGATTTGGTTTATGCGAAAGAACTTTCGGATTATCCAGAGTTTTATCAACTTGTTTCCTTTTCCGATTCTATTAAAAGAACAGAGAGGAATAAAAATTCTGTTAATGAATAG